The genome window CGGCGCGATTGCGCACGAAACGCAGTGGGAGCATGCTCCGCGTGCTACTCGACCATTGCACGACATGGGGGATATATGAGCAAAAAGCTTTGCGCGGAATTCCTGGGTACGTTCTGGCTGGTATTGGGTGGCTGCGGCAGCGCGGTCCTGGCCGCGGCGTTTCCGGAGCTGGGCATAGGATTCGCCGGCGTCGCGCTGGCCTTCGGCCTGACGGTGGTAACCATGGCCTACGCGGTCGGACACATCTCCGGCGGGCACTTCAACCCGGCGGTCACGGTAGGCCTGGTCGCCGGCGGCCGTCTCCCGGCCAAGGACGCCGTGCCCTACATCATCGCCCAGGTCGTGGGCGGCCTCGCCGCCGGCGGGGTCCTGTACCTGATCGCCAGCGGCAAGGCGGGCTTCGATGCCAGCGCCGGCTTCGCCTCCAACGGCTACGGCGAACACTCCCCCGGCGGCTATACGCTGGCCGCGGCGGTCGTCTGCGAACTGGTGCTGACGGCCTTCTTCCTGATCGTGATCCACGGCGCGACCGACAAGCGCGCGCCCGCCGGCATGGCGCCGCTGGCCATCGGCCTGACGCTCACCCTCATCCACCTGATCAGCATCCCGGTCACCAACACCTCGGTCAACCCCGCCCGCAGCACCGGCGTGGCCGTGTACCAGGGCAGCTGGGCGCTGGAACAGCTGTGGGTATTCTGGCTCGTGCCGCTGGTCGGCGGCGCGATCGGCGGACTGATCTACCGGCACCTGCTGGAAAAAGAAACGAACTGACACCGGGCGTTCTCGAAGCACGGCGATAATGGCGGGCGGGGAAGCTTCCCCGCCCTTCGCCTACTTCGGACACCGATGAATCTACGCCTGACCGCCTTCGGCGGATGGAAGCCGCTGTTCTGGGCGGCCCTGCTGGGGATACTCGCGCTATCCCTCCTGCCTTCCGCCACTCCCCTGCCCACCACGGGGTGGGACAAGACCAATCACCTGCTGGGCTTCGGCGTGCTGGCCGCGCTGGCGCGCTTCGCCTATCCCGGCCCCGCGTGGCCGCGCCTGCTGGGCCTCCTGGCCTATGGCGCGCTGATCGAGATCCTGCAATCCATGACACCCGACCGGTCAGCGGAATGGGCGGACCTGTTCGCGGACAGCCTGGGCATCGCGATCGGCTGGTGCGTGGCTTGGGTAGCCACGATCGGATCGCAGCGACGGGCCTAGAGCCTGGGAGTTTCCCTCATAGGAGCACCGGATTCCCTCATGGCTGGACTGGCCGTTGAGGGACGAAAACGCATTCCTATAATGAGACACACCTTGTCCGATATAGCCGGACTCAGCAGGGAGCGATCATGGCGATCCAGGCAGAAGGTGTGGAGCATTACCCGTCGTTCGAACGCATCATCGACATCTGGCTGTCGTTCGTCACCCCTGGCGCCGTCCATTCCGCGCAAGCCATCGCCCGGGAGTTCGGGACCTCGCGCAGCTCCACTTACCGCTACCTGCAGATCCTGCGCGAACGCGGCCTGATCGAGGACGTGGACGGAGCGGGCAACTATCGCCTGGGATCCGCCTTCGTCAATCTCGTGCGCAGTTGCGAGGATCCCAGCACCTCGGCCTCCATCGCCGAGCCCTTCGTACACGAGCTGGCCCTGACGAGCGGTGAAACGGTGCTCTTCACCACGCGCATCGGCGATCGCGTCATCTGCACGGTGGCATTGGAAAGCCGGCAAGCCGTCCGGGTCTCGGTCGATCCGGTCCGCAACGTGCCGCTGCACCTGGGTTCATCGGCCAAGGTCCACCTGGCCTACCTGGAAGAACAGGAACGCGCGCGCGTGCTGCCGCGCCTGCGCGCGGCGCGGCCCGGGGGCAAGCCTTTCGACCCGCAGGCGCTGGAGCGGTCCCTGGCGGCCATACGCGAGCAGGGCTATGCCATCAGCGATGGCGAGATCGAGGCCGGCGTGCGCAGCGTATCGGCCCCCGCCTTCTTTCCATCCGGTTCGCTGATCGGCGCCATCACCCTTGCCGCGCCGGCCTTCCGCCTCCAGGACAAGGTGCTGAAACAGGCCGTGCTGCACGTGGTGGCCGCCGCGCGCCACATCAGCGACGCGGCCTCGGCCACGCAGTCCCGCCGCGCCTCCGCCGCCTGACCCATCGGAGTTGCCATGACACGGATACTGATAGAGAACGGCGTGGTCCTGACCATGAACCAGGCCGGCGACATCCACGAGCGCGGCTGCGTGCTGGTCGAGGACTCCCGCCTGGCGTATGTCGGCCCCCGGGAAGGCCTGCCCCGCGACCTCGAGGCGCGACGCCACGATGCCGCCGGCCACGTGGTCATGCCGGGCCTCGTCAACTGCCACACGCATCTGTGCATGATCTTCGGCCGCACGCTGGCGACGAATACCGACCTGCTGTCCTGGCTGGACCTGCAGATGCCGCTGATGCGCGCGCTGGATGCCGAGGCCATGCTGGCGGCGCAGACGCTGGGTTGCGTCGAGAACCTGAAGAATGGCAACACGACGCTGGTGGAAAACCTGTTCGCCCCCCGGTCGGACTCGGTGTCGCCGGAAGACAGCGCCTTCGCCGCCATGGAAGGCACGGGTGTTCGCGGCGTGGTGGCCCGTGCCTTCGAGGCGATCCATTTCGATCCGGCATTCGTCGAGACACCGGCGCAGCAGGCGCAGCGGGTGCGCAGCCTGCATGCGCGCTGGCACGGCCGTGCCCAGGGGCGCCTGGGGCTGTCCTTCGGCCCGCTGCTGCCGTGGACGCTGGACGAATCCATGCTGCGCGCCAGTCGGGCGCTCGCCACGGAACTGGGGATTAGCCTGCACATGCACGTGGCCGAGTCGCGCGAGTTCAACCGCATCATCGAGCG of Pigmentiphaga sp. H8 contains these proteins:
- the aqpZ gene encoding aquaporin Z, with amino-acid sequence MSKKLCAEFLGTFWLVLGGCGSAVLAAAFPELGIGFAGVALAFGLTVVTMAYAVGHISGGHFNPAVTVGLVAGGRLPAKDAVPYIIAQVVGGLAAGGVLYLIASGKAGFDASAGFASNGYGEHSPGGYTLAAAVVCELVLTAFFLIVIHGATDKRAPAGMAPLAIGLTLTLIHLISIPVTNTSVNPARSTGVAVYQGSWALEQLWVFWLVPLVGGAIGGLIYRHLLEKETN
- a CDS encoding VanZ family protein — its product is MNLRLTAFGGWKPLFWAALLGILALSLLPSATPLPTTGWDKTNHLLGFGVLAALARFAYPGPAWPRLLGLLAYGALIEILQSMTPDRSAEWADLFADSLGIAIGWCVAWVATIGSQRRA
- a CDS encoding IclR family transcriptional regulator; amino-acid sequence: MAIQAEGVEHYPSFERIIDIWLSFVTPGAVHSAQAIAREFGTSRSSTYRYLQILRERGLIEDVDGAGNYRLGSAFVNLVRSCEDPSTSASIAEPFVHELALTSGETVLFTTRIGDRVICTVALESRQAVRVSVDPVRNVPLHLGSSAKVHLAYLEEQERARVLPRLRAARPGGKPFDPQALERSLAAIREQGYAISDGEIEAGVRSVSAPAFFPSGSLIGAITLAAPAFRLQDKVLKQAVLHVVAAARHISDAASATQSRRASAA
- a CDS encoding amidohydrolase family protein gives rise to the protein MTRILIENGVVLTMNQAGDIHERGCVLVEDSRLAYVGPREGLPRDLEARRHDAAGHVVMPGLVNCHTHLCMIFGRTLATNTDLLSWLDLQMPLMRALDAEAMLAAQTLGCVENLKNGNTTLVENLFAPRSDSVSPEDSAFAAMEGTGVRGVVARAFEAIHFDPAFVETPAQQAQRVRSLHARWHGRAQGRLGLSFGPLLPWTLDESMLRASRALATELGISLHMHVAESREFNRIIERHYGRPVRNVELLHETGCLGPDVQAVGVSDLSPNEIALLAETGTSVVLDPQTRLFWGTGFPALTPFLEAGINCGLATNGPAANCGQDLFESMKYACATAKTAAGDPHALDARRALRMATIEGARALGLDRRTGSLESGKQADLITLDLRQPHLVPAFDLEAALVFSARGTDVRDAMVDGEWLMRGRRLTRIDETALLDRAEELAGHALAKAGVRQPRHRTLTSQGTP